DNA sequence from the Marinilongibacter aquaticus genome:
ATCAAGAGAATTACCAAAAATACAACCGCTATTCAGACGATGAAAAAGAATGTCAGCTTAAACAGATATTAAAAAGGAATGTACTCAATGTCTACTCTGTTTTCAGGCACAAGGAGCCCGAACAAATTATGGTTAACTTAAACGTAAATCCCCATCCGCTTAAATTCAAAAACCAGAACTTACTGGGCTTCTCAGGTGGGTTTGTCAGCAATGCTCTTATCCCAGACTATCTGGGTCTTGGCAAATCGCCATCCAGAGGTTTTGGAACCATCGTACATCAAAAATAAAGCCTATGCAACTCCACATAAACACATACGGCACCTATGTTCATGTAAAAGACGCGATGTTTGAAATCAGGCGTAAACTAGACAATGGAAATTTAGAAAAGCGGCATTTTGCAGCATCCAAAGTACGTCAGATCGTAATGACAACAGGAATGGCATTGAGTACAGATGCCGTAAAGTTGGCCATGGAGCACAATGTCGACCTGCTATTTATAGAACAGCACGGCAAGCCTATCGGAAGAGTTTGGCACTCTAAACTGGGCAGTACCACGAAAATTCGAAAGGCCCAGTTGCAGGCCAGCTTGAATGAACGCGGCCTGACATGGGTAAAGGGATGGCTTATTCAGAAAATGGAAAATCAGCGGAATTTTATCCAAGATCTGAAAAAACACAGGGCCACAATGGCCGACTATCTCGATGATAAAATAACCAAAATTGAAAACCTTACCAATTCAGTCCAATTGCAGGAAGGCCAATCTACGGCCGAGGTATCCGACACCTTACGTGGGCTTGAAGGTACAGCGGGAAGGCTTTTCTTTGAAACACTGAGCCAAGTCCTCCCAAAAGAAAGCCAGTTTAAAGGAAGAAGTAACCGGCCGGCAAAAGACCCTTTCAATGCCTTTTTAAATTACGCCTATGGTATGCTCTATGGCAAAATTGAAAAGGTTTTAATTGTGGCAGGACTGGACCCATTTGTTGGATTTATGCACCGCGATGATTATAATCAATTAAGTATGGTGTATGATTTCATAGAACCGTACCGAATCTGTGCAGACGAAGTGGTTTTTAGGCTTTTCTCAGGAAAAAAGGTGAACAAATCTCATACAACGGAAATTACAGGCGGCTCTAGTCTCAATACTGAAGGAAAAGCTTTACTGGTAAACGCTTTCAACAAGTTCATGGACGACAATGCGGTTCGGTACAAAGGCCGAAACCTGGTAAGAAGCCACATCATCCAGCTAGATGCCCACCGCTTTGCCAACTCACTCATAGAAAAAGAACAAGATGCTAATTTGGATTTTATATGACATCGAGAAAGATCGTCAACGTACACGGGTGGCCAAAATGTGCAAACAGGCCGGTTTATACAGAGTGCAGTTTTCCTGTTTTTTGGGAACTCTGAATAAAAACGAACTGGACACCCTGAACCTTCAGATTGGAGAGCTAATAGACGAAGAAAAGGACAAAGTGTATATTTTCCCGATGAGTAAAAATGAATTGCAGCAATGCAAGTTATTGGGGCAAGCCTTTGACAAAAATTTGGTCACGGATGAAATAAGAGCGTTTTTCCTATAATGAGCCTCACACCGTCACATATTATACAATATTTATATTGCCCAAGGTTTACCTATTTTGAATATGTGTTGGGCATTCCGCAATTTGAAGAAAAGGACTTTAAGGTAAAGAAAGGGCGTGAGGTTCATGACAACAAACTGGAGCAAAACAAAGAATACCTTAGAAGGCGGATTGGGGCGGTTTACAAGTTACAAGATCAATATCTTACAAACAATTCAATAAGGGGGCAGGTTGACGAAGTACTTACCCTCAACGATGGAACGATGGCCCCGCTTGATTATAAATTTGCCGAATATAAAGATCGCATATACGAAACCTATTTCACTCAACTGAAATGTTATGCTTGGCTTATTCGGGACAATTTTGGCAAAGAGGTCGAAAAGGGATATTTGGTTTATGTAAGGAGCAACAACAAACTAATCGAAGTGGCTTTGGACAAAGGAGCCGTTGAAGATGTGAAAAAGGCTGCAAAGGAAATTTATAGAATCATTGGACTGAATTACTATCCGAAAGCTACCAAATATAAAGCACGCTGTTTAAATTGCACATACAGAAATATTTGTGTTAAATAGAGGGCTTCCCGGGTTTAATTTATTTAACAGTTACAAAAAACAGCCATTAAACGCCTTAAAGCAAGTATGTTACAATTACGGAAAGCAAGAACAATTGCACTAAAATCAAGTTCTTTGACGTATTATTTTAGGAAAAATATCCAGGTTAGATATGTGCATAAAGCATTAATAGTTCGAGCATTAAGAATCCCGACGAGTCAGAGACCATTCCAACAATAAACTAGGATTGAAACTACAATTGGCCAAGGGTGGGCGATATTGGCAGCTATTGTCAGAGACCATTCCAACAATAAACTAGGATTGAAACTACACGTTCGCATTTGCCGCATCAAGGAACTCCACAGTCAGAGACCATTCCAACAATAAACTAGGATTGAAACTTTTTTGGTGCCCGTAATTCCAGAGTTCCCGATCGAGTCAGAGACCATTCCAACAATAAACTAGGATTGAAACGCTATGAGGATTTTGCATTGGATTATCGCCGCTACAGTCAGAGACCATTCCAACAATAAACTAGGATTGAAACATCAAGGTTACCGAGAAGCCAAAAACGGATTGAGCAGTCAGAGACCATTCCAACAATAAACTAGGATTGAAACGGGACGGCAATAGGCATAGGAACTACTGTCCCAATTGTCAGAGACCATTCCAACAATAAACTAGGATTGAAACTAGCCCGTCTGGGCATATGCATCTACTACGTGATCTGTCAGAGACCATTCCAACAATAAACTAGGATTGAAACTAAATATACCCTGCTTCTATTATTGCATCGGCATCTTCGTCAGAGACCATTCCAACAATAAACTAGGATTGAAACATGCTCATCCTTTTCGTTCGGGCGTGATTTGTTCAGAGTCAGAGACCATTCCAACAATAAACTAGGATTGAAACTAGCGATCAAGATACTTTTGCATCGAGAAAGCGTATTGTCAGAGACCATTCCAACAATAAACTAGGATTGAAACAATGGGTGGACGGTGAGGGCTTTTGCACCCTCGACGAAGTCAGAGACCATTCCAACAATAAACTAGGATTGAAACCCAACTGTCCAGCCTTGCGGCTCAGGGAAATCACGAGTCAGAGACCATTCCAACAATAAACTAGGATTGAAACCCGTGCTCAGTTTCTTGTCTGCGACCA
Encoded proteins:
- the cas1 gene encoding CRISPR-associated endonuclease Cas1, whose translation is MQLHINTYGTYVHVKDAMFEIRRKLDNGNLEKRHFAASKVRQIVMTTGMALSTDAVKLAMEHNVDLLFIEQHGKPIGRVWHSKLGSTTKIRKAQLQASLNERGLTWVKGWLIQKMENQRNFIQDLKKHRATMADYLDDKITKIENLTNSVQLQEGQSTAEVSDTLRGLEGTAGRLFFETLSQVLPKESQFKGRSNRPAKDPFNAFLNYAYGMLYGKIEKVLIVAGLDPFVGFMHRDDYNQLSMVYDFIEPYRICADEVVFRLFSGKKVNKSHTTEITGGSSLNTEGKALLVNAFNKFMDDNAVRYKGRNLVRSHIIQLDAHRFANSLIEKEQDANLDFI
- the cas4 gene encoding CRISPR-associated protein Cas4 gives rise to the protein MSLTPSHIIQYLYCPRFTYFEYVLGIPQFEEKDFKVKKGREVHDNKLEQNKEYLRRRIGAVYKLQDQYLTNNSIRGQVDEVLTLNDGTMAPLDYKFAEYKDRIYETYFTQLKCYAWLIRDNFGKEVEKGYLVYVRSNNKLIEVALDKGAVEDVKKAAKEIYRIIGLNYYPKATKYKARCLNCTYRNICVK
- the cas2 gene encoding CRISPR-associated endonuclease Cas2; amino-acid sequence: MLIWILYDIEKDRQRTRVAKMCKQAGLYRVQFSCFLGTLNKNELDTLNLQIGELIDEEKDKVYIFPMSKNELQQCKLLGQAFDKNLVTDEIRAFFL